A window from Candidatus Lernaella stagnicola encodes these proteins:
- a CDS encoding ATP-dependent 6-phosphofructokinase — protein MALKRIGILTGGGDCAGLNAVIRAITKCAMSRYGTTVVGIRDGFEGLLGEPRTLSLTPSMVKGLLYRGGTILGSSNKGDPFNYKMVAGDRVTTIDRSDEALQNIRNLELDALFVIGGDGTNAIGYGFFQRGVPVIGIPKTIDNDLGATDVTFGFDTAVNVVCDAIDRLQTTAESHHRVMIVETMGRNAGWIALQAGLAGGADVILIPEISWSVESVAKAVHARRKMGRNFTIICVAEGATPVDKEQVIKRIVKDSSETIRLGGIAHQLCEWLTPFDVGECRGTEMGHVQRGGTATAFDRNLCTRMGAYAVHVAARGDFGKMVVLRNSQVATEDIYEAIKKIRLVEPDSDWVAAARDTGVCFGDE, from the coding sequence ATGGCTCTGAAGCGAATCGGCATACTGACCGGCGGCGGCGATTGTGCGGGCCTCAATGCTGTAATCCGGGCCATCACCAAATGCGCCATGTCGCGCTACGGAACGACTGTGGTCGGAATACGTGACGGTTTCGAGGGCCTGCTCGGCGAACCGCGCACCCTCAGCCTCACGCCCAGCATGGTCAAAGGTTTGCTGTATCGCGGCGGCACGATTTTGGGCAGTTCCAACAAAGGCGACCCCTTCAACTACAAAATGGTTGCCGGCGATCGCGTTACGACCATCGACCGCAGCGACGAAGCGTTGCAGAACATTCGCAACCTCGAACTCGACGCCCTGTTCGTCATCGGCGGCGACGGTACCAACGCTATCGGTTACGGCTTCTTCCAACGCGGCGTGCCGGTCATCGGTATTCCAAAGACCATCGACAACGATTTGGGCGCCACCGACGTCACCTTTGGTTTCGACACCGCCGTCAACGTCGTGTGCGACGCTATCGACCGCCTGCAAACCACCGCGGAGAGCCATCACCGCGTGATGATTGTCGAGACCATGGGCCGCAACGCGGGATGGATCGCCCTGCAAGCCGGGCTCGCGGGCGGGGCCGACGTGATTCTCATCCCCGAAATCTCGTGGTCCGTTGAAAGCGTGGCGAAGGCCGTTCATGCCCGCCGAAAGATGGGGCGAAATTTTACGATCATCTGCGTGGCCGAAGGCGCCACGCCGGTCGACAAGGAACAGGTCATCAAGCGCATCGTCAAGGACAGTTCCGAGACCATACGCCTCGGCGGCATCGCGCACCAACTCTGCGAATGGCTCACTCCGTTCGATGTGGGTGAGTGTCGCGGCACCGAGATGGGGCACGTACAACGCGGCGGTACGGCTACCGCGTTCGACCGCAACTTGTGCACCCGCATGGGCGCCTACGCCGTGCACGTGGCGGCGCGCGGCGATTTCGGCAAGATGGTCGTGCTGCGCAACAGCCAGGTGGCCACCGAGGATATCTACGAGGCCATCAAGAAAATCCGCCTGGTCGAACCCGACAGCGATTGGGTCGCGGCGGCGCGCGACACCGGCGTGTGCTTCGGCGACGAGTAA
- a CDS encoding alpha/beta hydrolase has product MLRRENTEFGQIAWRMFREDGAGTPLIFLHGAGGRKEIWGLVCRRMERAAVDHPLVLVDLPGHGQSPLPGRADIEEYATAVSALITAQGWPAVALAGHSMGGAISQVLAAREPSRVTHLFLVATGARIPVAPILLDLLPDQHEAVTTLFKEWGFGPDAPALLVNQAMTPFAQGDPVVIRDDLAACRDWNGADRLASITAKTLVVAGELDRMIQSKYTTFLAENIGDAQLVTLPQTGHMVPVERDRELAERFASFLAE; this is encoded by the coding sequence ATGTTACGACGTGAAAATACGGAATTCGGGCAAATCGCCTGGCGGATGTTCCGGGAAGACGGCGCGGGGACGCCGCTAATCTTCCTGCACGGCGCCGGGGGACGGAAAGAGATTTGGGGCCTTGTCTGCCGCCGCATGGAGCGCGCGGCGGTCGATCACCCGCTGGTGCTGGTCGACCTTCCGGGACACGGCCAATCGCCGCTGCCGGGCCGCGCCGATATCGAGGAATATGCAACGGCGGTGTCGGCGTTGATCACGGCGCAAGGCTGGCCCGCTGTCGCGCTCGCCGGTCACAGTATGGGCGGCGCGATCAGCCAAGTACTCGCCGCACGGGAGCCAAGCCGCGTGACGCACCTTTTTCTCGTGGCCACCGGCGCGCGAATTCCGGTGGCACCGATCTTGTTGGATCTGCTGCCCGATCAGCACGAAGCGGTCACGACTCTGTTCAAGGAATGGGGGTTTGGTCCCGACGCGCCGGCGCTGCTCGTCAACCAGGCCATGACGCCCTTTGCCCAAGGCGATCCCGTGGTGATCCGCGACGACCTGGCCGCTTGTCGCGACTGGAACGGCGCCGACCGCCTAGCGTCCATTACCGCAAAAACCCTCGTGGTCGCCGGCGAACTCGACCGCATGATCCAGTCGAAATACACGACCTTTTTGGCGGAAAACATTGGTGACGCGCAACTTGTCACCCTGCCGCAAACCGGTCACATGGTTCCGGTCGAGCGCGACCGCGAACTTGCGGAACGCTTCGCGTCGTTCCTGGCGGAGTAG
- a CDS encoding FAD-linked oxidase C-terminal domain-containing protein produces MLPFKDLERIVGADNVLTNPGDRSAYATDAKVKGRPPVAVALPSTAVQVQEIVQACAQRSVALIARGAGTGTAGGAVPESTAVVLDLSRMNRLLQIDGDNLLADVEPGLLLADFQNAVEEQGLFYGPDPASRETSTLGGNAATNAGGLRAVKYGVTADWVQGLDVVLADGQLIHTGTRTRKGVVGYDLTRLFVGSEGTLGVITGLTLKLVPKPAAKQTLLAVFRQLRQAGDAVLAVLRCPVTPAAMELMDATTIDVVRAHIGDLIPPEHAALLLQVDGDVATVDRETETLTALLADTAATWVRRAADESEAEDLWAARRAISPAMYEIRPQKMADDVAVPTTRLVELFEGVTRIAAENHVLYACYGHAGDGNVHVNFPYDPKDTTESYNAQQAREQMLRLVLELGGTLSGEHGVGIAKRAFVPWEQAAALIDLQKRLKRAFDPLNILNPGKVFP; encoded by the coding sequence TTGTTGCCCTTCAAAGACCTGGAACGCATCGTTGGTGCCGACAACGTCTTGACCAACCCGGGCGATCGATCAGCCTACGCCACCGACGCCAAGGTGAAGGGACGCCCGCCCGTCGCCGTCGCCCTGCCGAGTACCGCAGTCCAGGTGCAGGAAATTGTGCAGGCCTGCGCCCAGCGGAGCGTCGCGCTGATCGCGCGCGGTGCGGGTACGGGAACCGCCGGCGGCGCGGTGCCGGAAAGCACGGCGGTTGTTCTTGATCTATCCCGCATGAACCGCCTCCTTCAGATCGACGGCGACAACCTGCTGGCTGATGTCGAGCCCGGATTGCTGTTGGCCGACTTTCAAAACGCGGTGGAAGAACAAGGGCTGTTTTACGGCCCGGACCCGGCCAGCCGCGAGACGTCGACACTGGGTGGAAACGCGGCGACCAACGCGGGCGGCTTGCGGGCGGTCAAGTACGGCGTCACGGCCGATTGGGTTCAAGGTCTCGACGTGGTGCTTGCCGATGGCCAATTGATTCACACGGGTACGCGGACGCGCAAAGGCGTGGTCGGGTACGACCTGACGCGCCTGTTCGTCGGCAGTGAAGGCACCCTGGGCGTGATCACCGGCCTGACGTTGAAGCTCGTGCCGAAACCCGCCGCCAAACAGACACTGCTGGCCGTGTTCCGCCAGTTGAGGCAGGCCGGCGACGCCGTGCTTGCCGTACTGCGATGCCCGGTCACGCCTGCGGCGATGGAGTTGATGGATGCCACCACGATCGACGTCGTGCGGGCGCATATCGGCGACCTGATTCCACCCGAACATGCCGCGTTGCTGTTGCAGGTCGACGGCGACGTCGCAACCGTGGACCGCGAAACCGAAACGCTTACCGCCTTGCTGGCGGACACGGCGGCGACCTGGGTGCGGCGTGCCGCCGATGAGAGCGAAGCCGAAGATTTGTGGGCTGCGCGGCGGGCGATCAGCCCCGCGATGTATGAGATTCGCCCCCAGAAAATGGCCGATGACGTTGCCGTGCCGACCACGCGTTTGGTCGAGCTGTTTGAAGGCGTGACGCGCATCGCGGCCGAAAACCACGTGCTGTATGCCTGCTACGGCCACGCGGGCGACGGCAACGTGCACGTCAATTTTCCCTACGACCCGAAAGACACGACCGAGAGTTACAACGCCCAGCAGGCCCGCGAGCAAATGCTGCGGCTGGTGCTCGAACTGGGCGGCACGCTCAGCGGCGAACACGGCGTGGGTATCGCCAAACGCGCCTTCGTCCCGTGGGAACAAGCCGCCGCGCTCATCGACCTGCAAAAGCGCCTCAAACGGGCGTTCGACCCGCTCAACATTCTCAATCCCGGCAAAGTATTCCCTTGA
- a CDS encoding (Fe-S)-binding protein, which yields MTERRVDPDACVLCGACRAVCPIFMETLRECDVARGRVARVKYTGQQERFTAADREAFSLCLMCGRCLEVCKADLDIPHLMQRARAESGYAAGIPRLVAETLAKHPSRLSTVARLAATWHKWLARLPEDSGLRRRLGDSYLSAGRLLPSPPADPYLARQLGRRAQGDRKLALFAGCGAGWLLSEIGDAIDAILAALDLVAAVPAQNCCGLPAWGLGADDAADAGFAAWREAFSGNGYEAVLTPCASCAAHLQEHLGEGAETPLEEFFVWLARQELAVDLSGVKLAVHVPCHTRRGVRGGDAVTPMLREAGAEIVELPTALDEQCCGMGGTFGAQHTDLSRRIGLPKVDAMLEAEPAAIVSHCTGCLLQLRDLVRYRGSSVPVAHPVQWLAKGLTGRT from the coding sequence TTGACCGAGCGGCGCGTCGATCCCGACGCCTGCGTGTTGTGCGGCGCATGCCGCGCGGTGTGCCCCATCTTCATGGAAACGTTGCGCGAATGCGACGTCGCCCGCGGCCGCGTCGCACGCGTCAAGTACACCGGGCAGCAAGAACGCTTCACCGCCGCCGACCGCGAGGCCTTTTCCCTATGTTTGATGTGCGGCCGCTGCCTGGAAGTCTGCAAGGCGGACCTGGATATTCCTCACCTCATGCAGCGGGCCCGCGCCGAGAGCGGTTATGCGGCGGGCATTCCGCGGTTGGTCGCCGAAACATTGGCGAAGCATCCTTCCCGTTTGTCGACAGTCGCCCGCTTGGCCGCGACGTGGCACAAGTGGCTGGCCCGCTTGCCCGAAGACAGCGGCCTGCGTCGCCGCCTGGGCGATTCGTACCTCTCGGCCGGGCGTCTACTCCCTTCACCGCCGGCCGATCCCTACCTGGCGCGTCAACTCGGCCGCCGCGCCCAAGGCGACCGCAAACTGGCGCTCTTCGCCGGATGCGGGGCGGGCTGGTTGCTCTCGGAAATCGGTGATGCGATCGATGCCATTCTCGCCGCGCTCGACCTCGTGGCCGCCGTCCCGGCGCAGAATTGCTGCGGTCTACCGGCATGGGGTTTGGGCGCTGACGACGCCGCGGATGCCGGCTTCGCGGCTTGGCGCGAGGCGTTTTCCGGCAACGGGTATGAGGCGGTGTTGACGCCCTGCGCTTCGTGCGCGGCGCACTTGCAGGAGCACCTTGGCGAAGGGGCCGAGACGCCGCTGGAGGAGTTTTTCGTGTGGTTGGCGCGGCAGGAACTCGCGGTGGACTTGAGCGGCGTAAAGCTCGCGGTGCATGTGCCGTGTCATACGCGGCGGGGGGTGCGCGGGGGAGATGCCGTCACGCCCATGTTGCGCGAGGCCGGGGCGGAAATCGTCGAGTTGCCGACCGCGCTGGATGAACAATGCTGCGGCATGGGCGGCACGTTCGGCGCGCAGCACACCGATCTTTCCCGCCGCATCGGCTTGCCGAAAGTCGACGCGATGCTGGAGGCGGAACCGGCGGCGATCGTGTCCCATTGCACCGGCTGCCTGCTGCAACTGCGTGATTTGGTGCGTTACCGGGGTTCGTCGGTGCCGGTCGCGCACCCCGTTCAATGGCTGGCCAAAGGCCTCACGGGGCGCACTTGA